The Pseudomonadota bacterium genomic sequence CAAAGGGGATTCGGGCAACAGGCCGTCAAGGGCTGACCCTGATTTCCTGATTTTTTAATTTATGAATTAGTACCTGTACTTATTTGTTATAGGGAAATTCCAGTCTTTTCCAAATGATCGCTTTGTGATTTTCGGTCCAGGGGCAGATTGCCGCCTTTTATACTCATTCCTATGCACCATATCTATAATGGTCTTTACAAGCCCGGCATCGTATCCTGATGCAATTAACTCGTCTGCTGTCCTGTTATCTTCTATATGCGCCGTGAGGATAGGGTCAAGCAAATCATACGGCGGAAGCGTATCCGTATCTTTCTGGTCATGCCTAAGCTCTGCTGAAGGGGATTTGTTTAATATCCTTTCGGGTATAACTTCCCTACCCTCTTTTTCATTTACCCAATGAGAAAGTTTATATACGAGGGTCTTCGAAACATCTTTTATGACTGCATAACCGCCTGCCGTATCACCGTATAATGTTGAATATCCTGTGCCAACTTCAGATTTATTGCCTGTCGAAAGGACAAACCATCCGTAGTTGTTTGAAAGCGCCATAAGGATATTTGCCCTGACGCGGGGCTGGAGGTTCTCCAGTGTTATTTGAGATGCCGGGCCTTTGAAAGGTTTTTGCAGTATTCCTAAATACGTTTCAAAAAGTGTATCTATGGGCACCTCGATCAACTTAATACATAGATTTTTTGCAAGTATTTCAGCATCAACCTTGCTCTCTTCAGATGTGTATTTGGAAGGCATGGACACACCAAACACATTTTCTTTACCAAGGGCATCTTTCGCTATCGCAGCGACAAGTGCAGAATCAATCCCGCCGCTGAGACCCAATACGGCCTTTTGAAAACCGTTTTTTCTCACATAGTCCCTTGTTCCCAGACAGAGCGCATTATAGACTTCTTCAACGGGACTTTGCTGTTTAACCACTTTTTTTCGCAGGACCTTTTTCTGTTGTACCAATTTCACCGGAATCATTACGGTTAGGGCTTCATCCGATTCCATAACAGCTTCTTCTGTCTCTATATCTCTTATAAGAATACTTTCCTCAAATAACGGGCTCTTTGCAACAATTTCTCCATTTTTGTTTATGATCGAGCTATTGCCCCCAAAAACCCATTCGTCCTGTCCGCCTACAATATTTACATAAGCCAAATATCCATGGTGCTTAAGGGCCTCCACGCACAGCCGTTTTTCTTTCTGCGTGTTGCCGGTTATCCAGTACGGAAATGCATCGACATTTACGATAAGTCCTGCATCATGAAATATATCGTTGCCAATAACAACAGAGAAGCTCAAGCCTCCGACATTGAAGAATGGATTTCTCTTGCCTTTTAAAAAATACCGGGACTCGTCATATATGCCCTGTCCCCTGAATGTAGATTTATAGCAGGTGTCCACAAGGCTCCTGTTTTGCATGACTGCTGCCGCATTATATATACCCTTGCCTCTGCCTTTATTTATTGAATCCACAAAGCCTACCACTGCAATAATCCCTTCTGTATGCGGGATTATCCTGCCAAGGCAAGCAATGTTATCTTTTATAAAGCCTTTATTAAACAGAAGATCTTCCGGGGGATATCCTGTAATTGCAAGCTCAGGAAATGCGACAATATCCGTATCATGTCCCTTTGCCTTTTTTATATACTCTATAATTTTGTCTGTATTACCTTTCAAATCCCCGACAGTAGGGTTAATCTGTGCAAGGGCAATTCTCAATGTTTTCATGGCTATTTTTTAGCACAATGAAATGAGAAAATACAGGTAAATGTTGGTCGGAAGGTAATCTGCCGTAACCATTAATTTTGAACCCCTTTCATGCATCCCATGGAGGCGGAAGGATAGGAGATTCGAACTCTACCAGAAAGGGCTCATCCCAGATAATATCCCGAACGAACACCTTCTTTAACCCGTCAAGGGTCTTAACCCTTTTTGCTTTAATGTTGAAGGCGCCTGCGATTTTAACAAAATCAGGGTTTTCCAGTTCCATAGTACCTGATATTCCATAACGCTCATCCATGATGTCTTCGAGAATGCCGAAGCTGTTATTGTTCTGGACAAAGATCACCACTGGAATATTATATTTTTTGATTGTTGCCAGCTCCGCTATTGTGGGAAGCAAGCTGCCATCTCCTGCCAGGCACAAGCAGGGCCTTTCAAGCCTTCCGATTTTTGCACCAATGCTCGCAGGCAGAGAGTAAAAAATAGGAGATATACCCCTCGGCATAAGAAAGGTATTTTGATGATATACAGGAAAGAAATACTCTGCCCAGTAAGAGGGATAATTAAGGTCACAAACAGTTACCGTATCTTCAGGAATAACCTGTCTTATAAGCTCTATCATACGAAGTCCGGGCGATACTTTTTTTAAGGCATCATATTCTTTCCTCTGCATCTCTTTCATGTCCTTGAGGTTCCATTCAAATGTCCTCCCTTTAAGCGTCTGGTAAAGGCCTTTCAGGGGCTGCTCTATATCCCCTGTAATTTTTAATGTTGCAGGGTAATTTTTGTTGATCCATCGATCATCTATATCAATATGAATAAGCTCTCCTATTTTTACCCCTCTACGTTTTGCATCCGTGTCCCGAAGCCTTGTCCCGATAGCTATAACGATATCCGACGATGCTATCATGTCCCGTACAAGGCCCTTCTGTATAATATTCCCGAAGGCGTATATACTGTCTTCCCGAACTAGACCCTTACCGCCCGTGCTTGTAAGAAATGGTATGGACGCCTCTGTGCACATTTCATCGAGAATCAGCCTTGCCTCTTTGAACATCAGAGACTTACCGCCAAGGATGACAGGTCGTTTCTTTCCGCGCAGGGCCTCTTCAAGTCCGTTCAGATCAAAATCAATCCCCTGACTTGTTTTTGATTCACTTCCGATTCCCGATCCCTGGTCCACAACCAACGACCCTGAAGTTGTGTTTCTTTCCAGGAAATCATAGGGCAGGGAGACAACAACAGGTCCCTTTCTCCCGGAAACGGCAGTTTTATATGCATCATCAAGCGTTTGGATTATTTCATGTGTGTTTGATACAACAAAAGTCTTTTTTGTAAAATGTGTGAATATCCCTTCCGGTTCGGCAAGTTCATGGAGTACCCCCCTGCCTCTTTCTTTCCTTTTTGTATCGATATGGATTATAAGAAGGGGTACATCATCGCCATAGGCCTCCATGCATCCGGATACTGTATTTCCCAGACCCGGACCCGGCGTCACGATAACTACCCCGACATTGCCGGACGATCTGGCATATCCGTCAGCCATAAATAAGACATTCGCCTCATGCCTGCCGACAAAAACATTGATATTATGCTTAGTTAGCTCTTCGTTTAACGGAAGTGTATGAATTCCCGGCAAATGGAATATATTATCGATATTATTCTTCTTAATAAACTCTATAACTGCCTGTTTTCCAAGCATTTATTGCCCTTTTATATGAGTTTAACATACTAAACCTGAAAGTTAAATAAATATTTACTTGACAATAAAACAGATAATTTAGTTTAATACTGTAAACTTTCTGTAAGCTTATACTGTTATTATGAATATTGACGGATCGAGGATAGCTGAAAGAATTAAGATGCTAAGGCAGGCCAAGTCTCTCACGCAGGAGGAGCTTGCTACAAGGGCAGGACTTACCAAGGGATTCATCTCCCAGGTTGAGAGGAATCTTACATCACTGTCCGTAGAGAGCCTGATAGGCATTCTTGATGCCCTTGATGAGAAACCGTCTGCTTTTTTTGATGGGGCAATAGATGAAAAAATTGTCTTTAAATTGAAAGACAGAGTTGAGTTGGAATGGGAAGATGTAAAAAATTTTCAGATACTTGTTCCTGCTGCTCAGAACAGAATGATGGACCCTGCGCTGCTTGATCTTGATGCAGGTGAAAAAACACCTGAAGAAGAACCTCATGAAGGCGAGGAATTCGGTTTTGTACTGTCAGGCAGCATCGAGCTTGTGCTTGGCGGAAAACCTTACAAATTAAAGAAAGGTGAATGTTTTTATTTTAAGGCAACAAGGAAACACTATATAGTAAATAGGCGAAATAACAGGGCATATATTCTATGGGTATCATCACCCCCTAATTTTTAGCGCCCTCGCGGGTAAAAAGGTATTTAGCAGGACTGAAAAGTAAAAACATTCTTAAGACTATGTATTTACAGGTTTTTACGGTTTGGAATATAATGCTTTAAATAGCATGAATATAAGGATTTCTTTGCCAAAGAAATCACCCACAAACGTGTTGGGTATTTAAAAGTTTGGGAGGTGGTCAAGTGATTATTAAAACACCCACGAAGTTTTTTCTTGTCAGCGGTTCATCTGAAGGATTCTCATTATTAAACGCATTCGATGGCGCCCTTCTGGACTCAGGCGTCGGAGATACCAACCTCGTTAAGATGAGTAGTATCCTTCCTCCCGGCTGTGAAGAAATTAAACCACCACCAATTCCATTGCCTCAGGGAGCCCTTGTGCCTGTAGCCTACGCGTCTCTTAATAGTGACATTCCCGGAGAAACCATTTCTTCAGCAGTAGCAATAGGCATACCAAAGGATGAGAATCGTGCCGGCTTAATCATGGAATATTCGGCAAAGGCAGAGGAAAACATCGTGTTGGAACAGGTCAAGAAGATGGTTAAAAAGGGCATGGAGATGAGGAACAGGGAAATAAAAGAAATAATGGCTATTTCAGCTTCATATAAAATTGCTGCTATCGGCGCCGTGTTCGCCGGTGTAGTCCTGTGGGATTAGCATGGAGAGGAGGAATGCAAAAATGACTCCAAAAAAGATTTTTTTTACGAAAGGGGTGGGCGTTCATAAAGATAAATTGTCATCCTTCGAGGTTGCCTTAAGAAATGCAGGCATTGAGAAATGTAATCTTGTGTATGTATCAAGTATATTTCCACCAGAGTGTAAGATTATTTCAAAGACTGCCGGTTTGAAGCTTCTCAGCGCCGGCGAGATTACTTATTGTGTAATGTCACGAAATGAGACTTGTGAACCGAACCGTCTTATTTCTGCAGCAATCGGTGTTGCAAGACCAACGGATTACTCCCAATACGGTTATCTCTCCGAGCACCATGCTTTCGGTGAAAAAGCCATTGTCTCCGGGGAATACGCAGAAGATCTTGCGGCTACAATGCTTGCAACAACGCTTGATATTCCTTTTGACCCTAACCAGGCATGGGATGAGCGGAAGCAGTCTTATACAGCAAGCGGCCACATATTCAAAACTAAAAATATCTGCCAGTCGGCTGAAGGCAATAAAGACGGTCTCTGGACTACAGTATTGGCTACGGCAGTTTTTATTATAGATTGATACAATGTCGCCAAGGCTTCCCTTCAGTTTCTGTGGGTTACCCAATGATGATAATGATTACGAGCAGGCATCTATCGTCATATTGCCGATTCCCTTCGATAAAACAAGCACATGGCAAAAAGGCGCCGACAAAGGCCCGGCAGCGATAATCGAGGCCTCTGAATATCTCGAACTATACGATATAGAGACAGATAACGAGGTTTTCAGGAAGGGAATTTTTACTGCCAGGCCGATCCACTCGGCCTCTTCTTCCGCTTTGTTAAAAAAAACCGATTCAGTAGTCTCAAAATATCTTAAAGACAATAAATTTGTTGTAACCCTTGGAGGTGAACACTCTGTTTCTATCGGCGTTATCAAATCATATGCCGGGTGCTATAATGATCTGAGCATACTTCATCTTGATGCCCATGCCGACTCACGCGACTCATATGAGGGAACCCCTTACAGTCATGCCTGTGTTATCGCACGTGTCCGGGAATTTACCGGAAACATTGTTTCTGTGGGGATACGCAGTATGGATGTCTCGGAACGCCCCGATATTGACAATAAGAAGACGTTTTTCGCACATGATATACACGATTCTGACAAATGGATAAATAAAGTAGTTCCTTTGCTGACAGATAGCGTGTATATCACCATTGATCTTGACGTCTTCGATCCGGGTATTATGCCGTCAACAGGGACCCCGGAACCGGGCGGTTTAGGCTGGTACCAGGTTATGAAACTCCTCTATGCTGTTTCTAAATCAAAACAGATAGTCGGGTTTGATGTTGTCGAGCTTTGTCCGTCAGATTCTAAAGCACCCGATTTTCTTGCAGCCAAATTAATCTACACACTTTTAAGCTATATTGATGTAAACAAGCAATGACTGCTGTGAACCCCTTAAATTATTTCAGGTCTTGCAGCCAGTCCCCTTCCTTAAACCATTTTTCCATCATCATTTGAAGTGCACCGCTTCCTTTAAGACTACCAATAACATTGTCAAGGAAGTTGACGAAAAGAGGATCGTTGGCCGGTATGGCAACGCCGATTGGTTCGAACGTAAGATTATTGGTGGCGACAATTCCCTTATCTTTGTGGCGTACTGTGGCTACCGAACCGGTTGCTCTGTCGGTTAAGATTGCTTTGACCTTGCCTTCCAGAAGAAGCTTCAATGCTTCATCCATGTCTTTTGCTACTATCAGCTTTGCCTTGGATATGTTGTTCCTGACAATCATTTCACTTGTTGTTCCCTTTGGAGCAGCAATGGTAAAGTCAGGCTTGTTGATATCGTTTAAATTTTCTGCATTTAGGGCTGTTGCTTTTGTGGTCACAAGTGATTGACCCGAAATGAAGTAAGGGCCTACAAAGGCAACCTTGAGATTCCGTTCCGGTGTCATAGTCATAGCGGCGATTATTATGTCAATCTTACCGGCTTCGAGAGCTGATAAAAGGTCCGGGAAAGGGATTTCAACAAATTTTGGAACTACTCCCATGCTGCTCGCTATGATCTTTCCCAAATCAATATCTAAACCCATCAGCATCCCGCTTTTTGATTTCGCACTGAAAGGCGGATATTCACCTGTGGTTCCGATGACAAGTTCACCTTTTTTTAGTATTTTATCAATTACCGGTCCCGCCTGGGCAACTGTTACTACAACAAGTAAAACAAGAATAACAGCTATGGTTGCAATGGCTTTTTTCATTTCCTCTTTCTCCTTTTAGACATTTATTATGCCGCGAAATATCGTGTGAAATAACTCTATAAGGATATCACCTGCCTTGTCAAGAAAAATGCTGGACCCTTTCCCGGAAATTCCTTGACACATTGTTTCTAAATATCTACAATAAATAGCGACATCAAAGGGGACTTAAAGGCAGTGAATAGTAGATAGTGAATAGCTAAAAAGGCAGAAAATATGAAAAGGCAGTGAATGGTAAAATAGGTTTTTGACTAACGACTATTCACTAACGACTATTCACTAAAATTAAAACAGGGGGTAATTATGGCAACGAAGAAGACGAGTGCAAATCCTGAATTTCTGTACATTCCCGTAGACAAGATTGTAGTGTTGGAACAGGTGAGATCGAATATTGATATTGAAACAGATTCATTCAAATCGCTCATGCAGTCGATCAAAGACAAGGGCATCTTAGAACCGCTTATCGTAACCGGACAGGATGACGGGACATATCTACTCATCTGCGGGGAGAGGCGTCTTGTGGCAGCACGGCAGTTAGGGTTTGAATCCGTACCAATAAGAGTTATTGAAGCAGGTAAAGAATTAGGGGACACCATAGCCCTTCAACTGACAGAGAATCTTCAGAGAGAAGACCTCAACCCTATTGATCAGGCGAAAGGAATACTCTCATTTATTCAGGCAAAACATCCCGATAAAGGGTATGATGTTGACGGGGTGATGAGTGAACTGGTGATGTACAATAGGAGGCCCGAAGACCTGCCGGAAGAAATTGCTATCACTGTGATAGCAATTTCTGAAATCTCCGGAAAGTCAATAATGACGCTGCATCGCACGATATCACTTTTAAAACTTTCTTCAGAAATTCAGGTAGAAATCCGGTCAGGAAATCTCCCTGTTTCTCAGGGTTATCTCTTTGCCGCAAACCTTGATTGTCCTGATCTTAAAAATATATTCGATACCGTCATAAAGACACCGATAACCAATGCCACATTAGAAAGGATGCTCACAGCATACAAAGAAGTCAAACCTGACCCTGTTGATACGAAGCCAAAATCCGTTAAGAAACAAGTTAAAGGCCTGGTATCCATTAAGACGGATTTTGAGAAAGGCCTTGGAACCTATGTACGGGAAGACGTTGAAAAATATCTCTATGAACTGCAGGTTTTCTGTGATTTTATACAACAGCAGATGCCCAAAATACCATACGGTAAGAAAAGACCGCCACAAGTGTAAAAGACCGTGAAGCGTGAAGCGGGAAAGGCCGGGAAGCAAAAGAATCCGTGAAGCCCCCGCCAAGCGAGGACAGGCGTGAAGCGGGAAAGGGAGGTAATGTTGAAAACACCAGACGATCAAAAGAAGCCAATTTCGGGGAGCGTGAAATTGATTAACCAGGCCGAAAAAGTGAGTCAGCGGGAACAAGAGATCGCAGAACAACTATTTCATTCGAAATGCGAGAGTTTGGGCGAACAAGAAAGGAATGTTGCACGACATCTCGCCGCAAGGACCCATATTGCGAGGAACACGTCTCAAGAGTTTGCCGACCAGTTGACATTAGGCCAGCGACTCGCTGATCGGGTAGCGGCTTTCGGAGGTTCCTGGACCTTCATCTCAGCGTTCGGAGCCGTGCTTTTCCTTTGGATTGCGCTTAACTGGTTCCTTCTTCTCAAATTGAACAGCACTTTCGACCCGTATCCCTATATTCTCTTAAACCTTGTCCTGTCAATGCTGGCTGCAATTCAGGCGCCGGTAATCCTGATGTCCCAGAACAGGCAAGCCCATAGGGATCGCCTTGACGCCGAACATGACTATGAGGTGAATCTAAAGTCAGAACTCGAAATAATGACACTCCACGAAAAAATTGACGGACTCAGAGAGGAACAATGGAGCGAACTTATCGCAATTCAGCATGAACAGCTCAAACTCCTGGGACAACTTATTGATGGTTTGAAGAACCGTCAATAAAATCGTTCCTTCAGGTTCATTCGGATATATCCAACTCTCGCGAGAGAGCTTGGGACGGCTAAGGAGATATTGGTCTAAAGCAAACTTTTTGGCAGAATTGATTAGGGTGGCGGCTTAAAGCAGCGCAGATCGGGAGGCCGGGAAGAGCTTAATTTTACGGAAGTTGCTTCACAATTAAAAAGATCAGGGTTTTCTTAGAGTTGAAAATGATATAATAAAAACAAGGGTATTGTATGGCAGAGAGTGGTAATAT encodes the following:
- a CDS encoding cupin domain-containing protein, with protein sequence MNIDGSRIAERIKMLRQAKSLTQEELATRAGLTKGFISQVERNLTSLSVESLIGILDALDEKPSAFFDGAIDEKIVFKLKDRVELEWEDVKNFQILVPAAQNRMMDPALLDLDAGEKTPEEEPHEGEEFGFVLSGSIELVLGGKPYKLKKGECFYFKATRKHYIVNRRNNRAYILWVSSPPNF
- a CDS encoding transporter substrate-binding domain-containing protein, with translation MKKAIATIAVILVLLVVVTVAQAGPVIDKILKKGELVIGTTGEYPPFSAKSKSGMLMGLDIDLGKIIASSMGVVPKFVEIPFPDLLSALEAGKIDIIIAAMTMTPERNLKVAFVGPYFISGQSLVTTKATALNAENLNDINKPDFTIAAPKGTTSEMIVRNNISKAKLIVAKDMDEALKLLLEGKVKAILTDRATGSVATVRHKDKGIVATNNLTFEPIGVAIPANDPLFVNFLDNVIGSLKGSGALQMMMEKWFKEGDWLQDLK
- a CDS encoding thiamine pyrophosphate-binding protein is translated as MLGKQAVIEFIKKNNIDNIFHLPGIHTLPLNEELTKHNINVFVGRHEANVLFMADGYARSSGNVGVVIVTPGPGLGNTVSGCMEAYGDDVPLLIIHIDTKRKERGRGVLHELAEPEGIFTHFTKKTFVVSNTHEIIQTLDDAYKTAVSGRKGPVVVSLPYDFLERNTTSGSLVVDQGSGIGSESKTSQGIDFDLNGLEEALRGKKRPVILGGKSLMFKEARLILDEMCTEASIPFLTSTGGKGLVREDSIYAFGNIIQKGLVRDMIASSDIVIAIGTRLRDTDAKRRGVKIGELIHIDIDDRWINKNYPATLKITGDIEQPLKGLYQTLKGRTFEWNLKDMKEMQRKEYDALKKVSPGLRMIELIRQVIPEDTVTVCDLNYPSYWAEYFFPVYHQNTFLMPRGISPIFYSLPASIGAKIGRLERPCLCLAGDGSLLPTIAELATIKKYNIPVVIFVQNNNSFGILEDIMDERYGISGTMELENPDFVKIAGAFNIKAKRVKTLDGLKKVFVRDIIWDEPFLVEFESPILPPPWDA
- a CDS encoding ParB/RepB/Spo0J family partition protein; this encodes MATKKTSANPEFLYIPVDKIVVLEQVRSNIDIETDSFKSLMQSIKDKGILEPLIVTGQDDGTYLLICGERRLVAARQLGFESVPIRVIEAGKELGDTIALQLTENLQREDLNPIDQAKGILSFIQAKHPDKGYDVDGVMSELVMYNRRPEDLPEEIAITVIAISEISGKSIMTLHRTISLLKLSSEIQVEIRSGNLPVSQGYLFAANLDCPDLKNIFDTVIKTPITNATLERMLTAYKEVKPDPVDTKPKSVKKQVKGLVSIKTDFEKGLGTYVREDVEKYLYELQVFCDFIQQQMPKIPYGKKRPPQV
- the speB gene encoding agmatinase, with amino-acid sequence MSPRLPFSFCGLPNDDNDYEQASIVILPIPFDKTSTWQKGADKGPAAIIEASEYLELYDIETDNEVFRKGIFTARPIHSASSSALLKKTDSVVSKYLKDNKFVVTLGGEHSVSIGVIKSYAGCYNDLSILHLDAHADSRDSYEGTPYSHACVIARVREFTGNIVSVGIRSMDVSERPDIDNKKTFFAHDIHDSDKWINKVVPLLTDSVYITIDLDVFDPGIMPSTGTPEPGGLGWYQVMKLLYAVSKSKQIVGFDVVELCPSDSKAPDFLAAKLIYTLLSYIDVNKQ
- a CDS encoding arginine decarboxylase, pyruvoyl-dependent; the protein is MIIKTPTKFFLVSGSSEGFSLLNAFDGALLDSGVGDTNLVKMSSILPPGCEEIKPPPIPLPQGALVPVAYASLNSDIPGETISSAVAIGIPKDENRAGLIMEYSAKAEENIVLEQVKKMVKKGMEMRNREIKEIMAISASYKIAAIGAVFAGVVLWD
- a CDS encoding DUF1003 domain-containing protein, producing MLKTPDDQKKPISGSVKLINQAEKVSQREQEIAEQLFHSKCESLGEQERNVARHLAARTHIARNTSQEFADQLTLGQRLADRVAAFGGSWTFISAFGAVLFLWIALNWFLLLKLNSTFDPYPYILLNLVLSMLAAIQAPVILMSQNRQAHRDRLDAEHDYEVNLKSELEIMTLHEKIDGLREEQWSELIAIQHEQLKLLGQLIDGLKNRQ
- a CDS encoding arginine decarboxylase, pyruvoyl-dependent, which codes for MTPKKIFFTKGVGVHKDKLSSFEVALRNAGIEKCNLVYVSSIFPPECKIISKTAGLKLLSAGEITYCVMSRNETCEPNRLISAAIGVARPTDYSQYGYLSEHHAFGEKAIVSGEYAEDLAATMLATTLDIPFDPNQAWDERKQSYTASGHIFKTKNICQSAEGNKDGLWTTVLATAVFIID
- a CDS encoding NAD+ synthase translates to MKTLRIALAQINPTVGDLKGNTDKIIEYIKKAKGHDTDIVAFPELAITGYPPEDLLFNKGFIKDNIACLGRIIPHTEGIIAVVGFVDSINKGRGKGIYNAAAVMQNRSLVDTCYKSTFRGQGIYDESRYFLKGKRNPFFNVGGLSFSVVIGNDIFHDAGLIVNVDAFPYWITGNTQKEKRLCVEALKHHGYLAYVNIVGGQDEWVFGGNSSIINKNGEIVAKSPLFEESILIRDIETEEAVMESDEALTVMIPVKLVQQKKVLRKKVVKQQSPVEEVYNALCLGTRDYVRKNGFQKAVLGLSGGIDSALVAAIAKDALGKENVFGVSMPSKYTSEESKVDAEILAKNLCIKLIEVPIDTLFETYLGILQKPFKGPASQITLENLQPRVRANILMALSNNYGWFVLSTGNKSEVGTGYSTLYGDTAGGYAVIKDVSKTLVYKLSHWVNEKEGREVIPERILNKSPSAELRHDQKDTDTLPPYDLLDPILTAHIEDNRTADELIASGYDAGLVKTIIDMVHRNEYKRRQSAPGPKITKRSFGKDWNFPITNKYRY